Proteins encoded by one window of Corynebacterium amycolatum:
- a CDS encoding anthranilate synthase component I codes for MTRITMTTRERFRELAAHHRVVPVVRKVLADGETALSAYRKLAADRPGTFLLESSDVGQSWSRWSFIGCGSRAALTVDDAGEATWIGNAPSGAPEGGNPLDALRRTLELLHTELPLADDASVPKLTSGLVGYFGHDIVRYIEPQLPDTTDNDLQIPELMQLLVEDLAAFDHHEGVLWLISNAVNWDGSDERIDQAYDTACDRVNAMVERLSEPSDLRPAEVSFPEPVIRRQRAAEDHMDRIERCKDHIRAGDAFQIVLSQRFEMDTQASAFDIYRILRVSNPSPYMFLVNVPTKDFSGTAFQIVGSSPESLVAVQGSEVITNPIAGTRPRGATVEQDNALEADLLADEKENSEHLMLVDLGRNDLGRVCRPGSVVVHDFRHIERYSHVMHLVSTVTGELSSDATAVDAFAATFPAGTLSGAPKPSALSIIDKFEDTRRGVYGGTVGYFDFRGNTDQAIAIRTGVKKGDTVYVQAGGGIVSDSDPVAEDEETRNKAAAVLRAVAAAETLVPAERS; via the coding sequence ATGACTCGTATCACCATGACCACGCGTGAGCGTTTCCGCGAACTGGCTGCACATCATCGGGTCGTACCCGTGGTTCGCAAGGTTTTGGCGGACGGCGAAACGGCGCTGTCGGCCTACCGCAAGCTCGCAGCCGATCGTCCCGGCACCTTCTTGCTGGAGTCCTCCGATGTGGGGCAGTCGTGGTCGCGCTGGTCGTTTATCGGTTGCGGCAGTCGCGCCGCGCTGACGGTGGATGATGCGGGGGAGGCAACTTGGATTGGCAACGCGCCGTCGGGCGCGCCAGAGGGCGGAAATCCGCTGGATGCGCTGCGTCGCACGCTGGAGCTGCTGCACACGGAACTCCCGCTTGCCGACGATGCTTCGGTACCCAAGCTCACCTCTGGTCTCGTCGGCTACTTCGGGCATGACATTGTCCGCTACATTGAGCCGCAGCTGCCGGATACCACTGACAATGATTTGCAGATTCCGGAGCTCATGCAGCTGCTGGTGGAAGATTTGGCTGCTTTTGACCACCACGAGGGTGTGCTGTGGCTGATTTCCAATGCCGTCAACTGGGACGGCTCGGATGAGCGGATTGATCAGGCGTATGACACCGCCTGTGATCGTGTCAATGCGATGGTGGAGCGGCTTTCGGAGCCCTCTGATCTGCGTCCGGCGGAAGTTAGCTTCCCAGAGCCGGTGATTCGTCGCCAGCGCGCCGCCGAGGACCACATGGATCGTATTGAGCGTTGCAAGGACCACATCCGCGCCGGTGATGCGTTCCAGATTGTGCTCTCGCAGCGGTTCGAGATGGACACGCAGGCCTCCGCCTTTGATATCTACCGCATCCTGCGGGTTTCCAATCCGTCGCCCTACATGTTCCTGGTCAACGTTCCAACCAAGGACTTCTCCGGTACTGCTTTCCAAATTGTCGGTTCCTCCCCAGAGTCGCTCGTGGCAGTCCAGGGCAGTGAGGTCATCACCAACCCCATCGCGGGCACGCGTCCGCGTGGTGCTACGGTGGAGCAGGACAATGCGCTGGAAGCTGATTTGCTGGCAGACGAGAAAGAAAATAGTGAGCATTTGATGCTCGTCGACCTTGGCCGCAATGACCTCGGACGTGTCTGCCGCCCGGGCAGTGTTGTTGTGCACGACTTCCGTCATATTGAGCGCTACAGTCACGTTATGCATCTGGTCTCTACGGTCACCGGCGAGCTTTCCAGCGACGCCACGGCTGTCGACGCATTCGCGGCCACTTTCCCAGCGGGAACGCTCTCAGGTGCGCCGAAGCCTTCCGCGCTGAGCATTATCGACAAGTTCGAGGACACGCGCCGGGGTGTTTACGGCGGCACCGTTGGATACTTTGACTTCCGGGGAAATACCGATCAGGCAATTGCCATCCGCACAGGCGTGAAGAAGGGCGATACCGTCTACGTCCAGGCCGGTGGCGGAATTGTCAGTGATTCTGACCCGGTGGCAGAGGATGAAGAGACCCGCAACAAGGCCGCGGCTGTGCTGCGAGCTGTCGCGGCAGCTGAGACACTAGTCCCAGCGGAAAGGAGCTAG
- a CDS encoding MFS transporter: MASRVMDRRQLDELDSMWKAPGLVPTLVAVMAAFGGWSLLMPVIPQAILDDGGGTSLAGAYTGVFMAATVLTQTQTPRVCRRLGYGMTMLISGLFLGLPTILHIFGTDAALVLMIAVLRGMGFGALTVAESALIAELVPLKFLGKASGVLGVAVGLSELIFLPLGLIIADKTGSYTPVYILGAVISLVGSVMALFIPKIKPAPKEGKGGNEDVGDPVPGSAATQPSPVEHVATWKLVAIPALAICTIAMGFGGISAFLAPAAREVDAVSGAIVAGLALSVLGGAQMVFRYFAGIYADRKSEAGILLIPALISGFIGLLMMSGVVLFDLSAWLLLVAAIFYGAGFGIVQNEALLLMFARLPRDRTAEASAFWNMSFDSGTGIGSFVLGAVAAAALRPYPAVFAFAAALLAVGLIGAVLDRIIGKHRVAEYQNTRATLRRLGDAVKRHTPEAAVRVARPAKNAVTRLTVRDRKKK, from the coding sequence ATGGCGTCCCGGGTGATGGACCGCAGGCAGTTAGACGAACTGGACAGCATGTGGAAAGCGCCCGGACTAGTACCTACGCTAGTCGCCGTGATGGCCGCCTTCGGTGGCTGGTCTCTCCTCATGCCTGTTATTCCGCAGGCAATTCTTGACGATGGCGGTGGAACCTCGCTCGCCGGTGCCTACACCGGTGTCTTCATGGCTGCCACAGTTCTGACGCAGACTCAGACGCCACGAGTGTGTCGCCGTCTTGGCTACGGCATGACCATGCTGATTTCAGGTCTGTTCTTGGGCTTGCCGACGATTCTGCACATCTTCGGCACTGACGCTGCATTGGTTCTCATGATTGCGGTTTTGCGTGGTATGGGCTTCGGCGCGTTGACTGTCGCCGAGTCCGCATTGATCGCAGAGCTTGTGCCCCTGAAATTCCTGGGTAAGGCCTCTGGTGTACTTGGTGTGGCCGTTGGTCTGTCCGAGCTTATTTTCCTGCCACTTGGTCTCATCATTGCGGATAAGACTGGCTCCTACACTCCGGTTTATATTCTGGGTGCCGTCATTTCGCTCGTTGGCTCGGTGATGGCCCTATTCATTCCGAAGATTAAGCCAGCGCCGAAGGAGGGCAAGGGCGGCAACGAGGATGTCGGTGACCCCGTTCCTGGCTCTGCAGCAACGCAGCCGAGCCCAGTTGAGCACGTTGCCACTTGGAAGCTGGTGGCCATTCCCGCGCTTGCAATCTGCACGATTGCTATGGGCTTCGGTGGTATTTCCGCTTTCCTTGCACCGGCAGCTCGTGAGGTTGATGCTGTTTCTGGTGCAATTGTCGCTGGTCTGGCTCTATCGGTTCTCGGTGGCGCGCAGATGGTGTTCCGTTACTTCGCAGGAATCTACGCCGACCGTAAGTCTGAGGCTGGAATTCTGCTGATTCCGGCATTGATCAGTGGTTTTATTGGCCTGCTGATGATGTCCGGCGTGGTTCTCTTTGATCTGTCGGCCTGGCTGCTGTTGGTCGCTGCCATTTTCTACGGCGCGGGCTTCGGCATTGTGCAAAATGAGGCTCTGCTGCTGATGTTTGCCCGCCTGCCGCGTGACCGTACTGCTGAGGCCAGTGCCTTCTGGAACATGTCCTTTGACTCGGGCACAGGTATCGGCTCGTTCGTTCTGGGAGCCGTAGCTGCGGCTGCGCTCCGTCCGTACCCGGCTGTCTTTGCCTTTGCAGCAGCTCTGCTGGCAGTTGGCCTCATTGGTGCGGTGCTCGACCGAATCATCGGAAAGCACCGCGTGGCGGAGTACCAGAACACCCGCGCTACGCTGCGTCGTCTGGGAGATGCCGTGAAGCGTCATACGCCGGAGGCAGCCGTGCGTGTTGCCCGCCCGGCAAAGAACGCAGTGACGCGCTTGACGGTTCGGGACCGCAAGAAGAAGTAA
- a CDS encoding TIGR02234 family membrane protein produces MKSTTMLSGGLIGVAAAGMWLCSRSAWLTVDTVDDKSGPATTDLVGAVWAPELTSIALAMVAALFATTILGALGRRIVGGLAALLAIAASWTPMTLLASGEDGVDSQRALDLLTSGSASQRASDAVTVADWAQVDNIQVHAMGPALALLCCALALVGAVLLVRRPGAVKKQKSSAYETPEVRRQRIAEDLEEDPQSGRVLWDALDAGVDPTDLDKE; encoded by the coding sequence ATGAAGTCGACAACGATGCTCTCCGGTGGCCTCATTGGTGTGGCCGCGGCGGGAATGTGGTTGTGCAGCCGAAGTGCGTGGCTGACAGTCGATACTGTCGACGACAAGTCCGGTCCTGCGACCACAGATTTGGTGGGCGCAGTATGGGCTCCGGAGTTGACCTCGATTGCGCTGGCAATGGTGGCCGCGCTTTTTGCCACCACCATTTTGGGCGCACTCGGCCGCCGTATTGTCGGTGGGCTTGCGGCGCTGCTCGCAATTGCGGCGTCGTGGACCCCGATGACTTTGCTTGCCAGCGGAGAAGACGGTGTGGACTCCCAGCGGGCACTGGATTTGTTGACATCGGGAAGCGCCTCACAGCGCGCCAGTGATGCGGTGACTGTGGCAGACTGGGCGCAGGTCGATAACATTCAGGTACACGCGATGGGGCCAGCTCTGGCCTTGCTGTGCTGCGCACTGGCGCTGGTAGGGGCGGTATTGCTGGTACGTCGACCGGGTGCTGTGAAGAAACAGAAGTCCAGCGCGTATGAGACCCCGGAGGTACGCCGTCAGCGTATCGCCGAGGATCTGGAGGAAGACCCGCAGTCGGGTCGAGTTCTGTGGGATGCTTTGGATGCCGGTGTAGATCCTACGGATCTGGATAAGGAGTAA
- the hisF gene encoding imidazole glycerol phosphate synthase subunit HisF, with the protein MSLAVRVIPCLDVNNGRVVKGVNFENLRDAGDPVELARRYGEEGADELTFLDVTASKDGRGTMLDVVRRTASEVFIPLTVGGGVRSVEDVDQLLRAGADKVSVNTAAIARPELLSELSRRFGAQCVVLSVDARRVPEGGTPQPSGFEVTTHGGSRSAGIDAVEWARRGEELGVGEILLNSMDGDGTKDGFDLELLEKVRAAVDVPVIASGGAGKAEHFPPAVRAGANAVLAASIFHFGEVSIVEVKEEMAREGIEVRQ; encoded by the coding sequence ATGTCTCTGGCAGTACGCGTGATTCCTTGCCTGGATGTCAACAATGGGCGGGTCGTCAAGGGGGTTAACTTTGAGAATCTCCGCGATGCCGGCGATCCGGTCGAGCTGGCCCGCCGCTATGGCGAGGAGGGCGCTGATGAGTTGACATTCCTGGACGTCACGGCTTCCAAGGATGGCCGTGGCACCATGCTCGACGTGGTGCGCCGCACCGCGAGTGAGGTCTTCATTCCGCTGACGGTCGGCGGCGGCGTGCGCAGCGTCGAGGATGTCGATCAGCTGCTTCGCGCCGGAGCCGACAAAGTCAGTGTCAACACCGCTGCGATTGCACGTCCGGAACTGCTCAGCGAGCTGTCGCGTCGTTTCGGCGCACAGTGCGTCGTCCTGTCGGTGGATGCCCGCCGTGTTCCCGAGGGAGGCACGCCTCAACCGTCGGGCTTCGAGGTCACTACGCATGGTGGTTCACGCTCGGCCGGGATCGACGCCGTCGAGTGGGCGCGCCGCGGCGAGGAGCTTGGCGTCGGCGAGATTTTGCTGAACTCCATGGATGGCGACGGCACCAAGGATGGTTTCGACCTGGAGTTGCTGGAGAAGGTCCGCGCTGCCGTCGACGTTCCGGTGATTGCCTCTGGTGGTGCGGGTAAGGCGGAGCATTTCCCGCCAGCCGTGCGCGCCGGTGCCAACGCGGTTTTGGCTGCTTCCATTTTCCACTTCGGCGAGGTTAGCATTGTTGAGGTCAAGGAAGAGATGGCCCGTGAAGGAATCGAGGTACGTCAGTGA
- the trpC gene encoding indole-3-glycerol phosphate synthase TrpC: MANVLDKIIEGVREDLAAREAKISYREIKELSLKAPSPIDTVTALAKPGVQVIAEVKRASPSKGELADIPSPEVLAAEYEQGGAAVISCLTEERRFRGSLADLDAVRRAVNIPVLRKDFIVTPYQVHEARAHGADLVLLMCSALDQPTLESLLDRTESLGMNALVEAHTAEEVERAEAAGAKILGINARNLKTLDVDLSVYERLAPMLPDHVVKVAESGVKGPEELRYYASHGADAVLVGEGLVTAGKPGEACRRLVAAGVHPTLRSE; encoded by the coding sequence GTGGCTAACGTTCTGGACAAGATTATTGAGGGCGTGCGGGAAGATCTCGCTGCTCGGGAAGCCAAGATTTCCTACCGTGAAATCAAGGAGCTCTCGCTGAAGGCACCGTCGCCGATTGATACCGTGACGGCACTGGCAAAGCCTGGGGTGCAGGTGATTGCAGAGGTCAAGCGTGCCTCTCCGTCAAAAGGAGAGCTGGCTGACATCCCCTCGCCGGAAGTTTTGGCGGCAGAGTACGAGCAGGGTGGCGCGGCTGTCATTTCCTGTCTGACTGAGGAGCGCCGCTTCCGCGGTTCGCTCGCTGACCTCGATGCCGTGCGCCGCGCGGTGAACATTCCGGTGCTCCGCAAGGACTTCATCGTCACTCCGTACCAGGTCCATGAGGCTCGCGCGCATGGTGCCGATTTGGTGCTGTTGATGTGCTCCGCTTTGGATCAGCCGACACTGGAGTCGCTGCTGGATCGCACCGAGTCGCTCGGTATGAACGCTCTAGTTGAGGCGCACACCGCTGAAGAGGTTGAGCGCGCCGAGGCTGCTGGTGCCAAGATCCTCGGCATCAACGCCCGCAATCTGAAGACTCTCGACGTGGACCTCTCCGTGTACGAACGCCTTGCACCGATGCTGCCGGATCATGTTGTGAAGGTGGCAGAGTCCGGTGTCAAGGGGCCGGAGGAACTGCGCTACTACGCCTCCCACGGCGCCGACGCGGTGCTGGTGGGAGAGGGGCTGGTCACCGCGGGCAAGCCGGGTGAGGCTTGCCGACGTCTCGTTGCCGCCGGTGTTCACCCGACACTCCGCAGCGAGTAG
- a CDS encoding inositol monophosphatase family protein — MDALEPRAMLAIAEAALDEVEGLFTQQVGADPVVMKPRGDFATETDLEIERRLRQLLTQYSGLPVYGEEFGGKVPEEHTAWVIDPIDGTTNYSNGFPLCAMLLTLMHEGEPVVGITSMPLLRRRITSAKGSGTFVNGRRVNIDAEAGRPVSIAFGSVIASTDGTLPRKWRQLLLSKVGERYPTIRITGSVGVDLGSTAMGAFGGTVTFSPHVWDNAAGVLQISEAGGVVTDLAGNPWRHDSVGVLAGTRDVHATLRSIIDQLGRPETFRS, encoded by the coding sequence ATGGATGCCCTGGAACCGCGGGCGATGCTCGCTATTGCTGAAGCGGCGCTCGATGAGGTTGAAGGCCTGTTCACGCAGCAGGTGGGCGCGGACCCGGTTGTCATGAAGCCGCGCGGGGATTTCGCGACGGAGACCGACCTGGAAATTGAGCGTCGTCTGCGCCAGCTCCTCACGCAGTATTCTGGCCTGCCCGTCTACGGCGAGGAATTCGGTGGCAAAGTCCCCGAGGAACATACCGCCTGGGTCATCGATCCGATTGACGGCACCACGAACTATTCCAACGGCTTTCCGCTGTGTGCCATGCTGCTCACACTCATGCATGAGGGGGAGCCGGTGGTCGGCATTACCTCCATGCCTCTGCTGCGCCGTCGTATCACCTCAGCTAAAGGTAGCGGCACATTTGTCAACGGCCGTCGCGTCAACATCGATGCCGAGGCCGGTCGCCCGGTTTCGATTGCCTTCGGCTCCGTCATTGCGAGTACCGACGGCACACTCCCACGTAAGTGGCGCCAACTGTTGCTGTCAAAGGTGGGCGAGCGCTATCCGACGATCCGAATTACTGGCTCTGTCGGAGTGGACTTGGGCTCCACCGCGATGGGGGCATTCGGCGGCACGGTGACTTTCTCACCGCATGTATGGGATAACGCAGCCGGCGTACTGCAGATTTCCGAAGCTGGTGGCGTGGTCACAGACTTGGCAGGCAATCCCTGGCGGCATGATTCCGTAGGCGTGCTAGCGGGAACTCGAGATGTCCATGCCACGCTGCGGTCGATTATTGACCAACTGGGTCGTCCGGAGACTTTCCGGAGCTAA
- a CDS encoding low molecular weight phosphatase family protein produces the protein MTTASVLSKSFAIVREDLHRLYDAACDAATIDSILDDVIAELSSSAKVTNFLPVLAEREATERIKAASGCKDFAPRQEILFADSRGSGRSQIATALAYHLAGDEVFIRTIGLTPEDGLNPRVVEALHDRGVDTSRLTQKTITPRVSHRADVVVLMGIEETPAVPGDRYVEWDVADPDNLADDELQSLIDDIETRLRSLFTEMDVAVA, from the coding sequence ATGACTACCGCATCCGTTCTTAGTAAATCATTTGCCATTGTCCGCGAGGACCTTCACCGGCTCTACGATGCAGCCTGCGATGCTGCGACTATCGATTCCATCCTCGACGATGTCATTGCAGAGCTGTCCAGCTCTGCGAAGGTGACTAACTTCCTCCCCGTCCTCGCCGAACGCGAGGCCACCGAGCGCATCAAGGCCGCGAGCGGATGCAAGGACTTCGCCCCGCGCCAGGAAATTCTCTTTGCCGACAGCCGCGGCTCCGGCCGCAGCCAGATTGCCACTGCTCTGGCTTACCACCTGGCCGGTGACGAAGTCTTTATCCGCACCATCGGCCTGACTCCAGAGGATGGCCTGAATCCGCGCGTCGTCGAAGCTCTTCATGATCGCGGGGTGGACACCTCGCGCCTCACTCAAAAGACGATTACTCCCCGTGTTTCCCACCGCGCCGATGTCGTAGTGCTCATGGGCATCGAGGAGACGCCGGCAGTCCCAGGCGACCGCTACGTGGAATGGGATGTCGCGGATCCGGACAATCTCGCAGACGACGAGCTCCAGTCGCTTATCGACGATATCGAAACCCGCCTGCGGTCTCTCTTCACCGAGATGGACGTCGCCGTCGCGTAA
- the trpB gene encoding tryptophan synthase subunit beta → MSDQDFKNHDARGDRLPTMGEVIAETTNHESDAIGHWGKWGGQFVPEALMAVIGEVTDGYAKARVDQDFLDELDRLQRTYVGRPSPLYYAEKFSADIGADVWLKREDLNHTGSHKINNVLGQVLLAKRMGKKNIIAETGAGQHGVATATACALLGLNCRIYMGKVDAIRQRLNIARMRLLGAEVIEVEIGSKTLKDAINEAMRFWVSHADDTYYCFGTAAGPHPFPTMVRDFQRIISAEARQQILAETGSLPDAVVACVGGGSNAIGAFHHFIDDESVRLIGAEAGGDGVETGRHAAPISAAGNPGVFQGSFAALMQNEDGQITESHSISAGLDYPGVGPEHSYLADIDRASYLPVTDTQAMQAFQDLTRMEGILPAIESAHAVAAARLISGDLNEELGRKPLIIVNVSGRGDKDVDTAAKWFDLMEES, encoded by the coding sequence GTGAGTGACCAAGATTTCAAGAATCATGATGCCCGAGGTGACCGCTTGCCTACGATGGGTGAGGTTATCGCGGAGACAACGAACCACGAGTCAGATGCCATTGGGCACTGGGGTAAGTGGGGCGGCCAGTTTGTGCCAGAGGCGCTGATGGCCGTCATCGGTGAGGTCACCGATGGCTACGCGAAGGCCCGCGTTGATCAGGATTTTCTCGATGAGCTCGACCGGCTACAGCGTACGTATGTCGGCCGTCCCTCGCCGCTGTACTACGCGGAGAAGTTCTCCGCTGACATCGGCGCTGACGTCTGGCTCAAGCGCGAGGATCTGAACCATACTGGCAGCCACAAGATTAATAACGTCTTGGGCCAAGTCCTGCTTGCCAAGCGCATGGGTAAGAAGAACATCATTGCCGAGACCGGTGCCGGACAGCACGGTGTTGCAACCGCCACCGCTTGTGCGCTGCTCGGCCTTAACTGCCGTATTTACATGGGTAAGGTCGACGCGATTCGCCAGCGTCTCAATATCGCCCGCATGCGCCTGCTTGGCGCTGAGGTTATCGAGGTCGAGATTGGTTCGAAGACTCTCAAGGACGCAATCAATGAGGCCATGCGTTTTTGGGTTTCACACGCCGATGACACCTACTACTGCTTCGGCACTGCAGCCGGTCCGCACCCGTTCCCAACAATGGTGCGCGACTTCCAGCGCATCATCAGCGCCGAGGCACGCCAGCAGATTCTCGCGGAGACCGGCTCGCTTCCCGACGCTGTCGTGGCCTGCGTTGGCGGCGGTTCTAATGCAATCGGCGCGTTCCACCACTTCATCGATGATGAATCGGTTCGCCTGATTGGCGCTGAAGCTGGCGGCGATGGTGTTGAGACCGGTCGCCACGCAGCCCCTATTTCGGCCGCCGGTAATCCGGGTGTGTTCCAGGGCTCCTTCGCCGCCCTGATGCAGAACGAGGACGGCCAGATTACAGAGTCGCATTCGATCTCTGCGGGTCTGGATTACCCGGGTGTGGGCCCGGAGCACTCTTATCTGGCTGATATTGATCGCGCGTCCTACCTGCCGGTGACCGATACCCAGGCGATGCAGGCATTCCAGGACCTGACTCGGATGGAGGGCATCCTGCCCGCTATCGAGTCCGCACACGCGGTGGCTGCCGCCCGACTCATCAGCGGTGACCTGAATGAAGAGCTGGGCCGTAAGCCGCTGATTATTGTCAATGTTTCCGGTCGCGGTGACAAGGATGTCGACACCGCTGCTAAGTGGTTTGATCTGATGGAGGAGTCCTAA
- the hisI gene encoding phosphoribosyl-AMP cyclohydrolase: protein MTDLAPGAAAHGAGDDPREYTLPADIANIAKFNADGLIPAIVQEESTGRVLMMAWMDSHALAYTIATKRGTYWSRSRSEYWIKGLTSGHFQTVTSLALDCDGDTVLMQVVQDGAACHTGSHSCFDVHPVFED from the coding sequence GTGACGGACCTAGCCCCAGGAGCTGCAGCTCACGGTGCAGGAGATGATCCGCGGGAGTACACGCTCCCAGCAGATATCGCGAACATCGCCAAGTTCAATGCTGACGGCTTGATTCCCGCTATTGTGCAGGAAGAGTCTACAGGCCGTGTACTCATGATGGCGTGGATGGATTCCCACGCCCTGGCGTACACCATCGCCACCAAGCGCGGCACCTACTGGTCGCGTTCGCGGTCGGAGTACTGGATCAAGGGACTGACTAGCGGCCACTTCCAGACGGTGACATCGCTGGCGTTGGACTGTGATGGCGATACCGTGCTGATGCAGGTAGTGCAGGACGGCGCCGCATGTCACACTGGCTCGCACAGCTGCTTTGACGTGCATCCCGTGTTCGAGGACTAG
- the hisH gene encoding imidazole glycerol phosphate synthase subunit HisH, producing the protein MEQVSPSTKTPTVAILDYGSGNLRSAERAVATTGAEVIVTADPKTVMEADGLLVPGVGAYAACMEGLHRVQGPRLIGSRLAGGRPVMGICVGMQVLFDRGVEYADGIHAAETDASAAVTGTPGCGEWPGTVERLEASILPHMGWNTVEVPEGSKMFKGLEDQRFYFVHSYGVRTWDLDTDSRIAPPLVTWSAHESDRFIAAVENGPLWATQFHPEKSGEAGLKLLQNWVDTL; encoded by the coding sequence ATGGAACAAGTCTCACCTTCGACGAAGACCCCAACTGTTGCCATCCTTGATTACGGCTCCGGTAATTTGCGTTCAGCTGAGCGCGCTGTGGCCACCACGGGTGCCGAGGTTATTGTGACCGCCGATCCGAAGACCGTGATGGAGGCCGATGGTCTCCTCGTTCCCGGCGTCGGTGCCTATGCCGCATGCATGGAGGGTTTGCATCGAGTGCAAGGGCCGCGCCTGATTGGCTCTCGACTCGCAGGTGGTCGGCCGGTGATGGGAATCTGCGTTGGTATGCAGGTGCTCTTTGACCGCGGCGTCGAGTACGCCGACGGCATCCATGCAGCGGAGACCGACGCATCCGCAGCTGTCACCGGCACCCCGGGTTGTGGTGAATGGCCCGGTACTGTCGAGCGCCTCGAGGCGTCGATTCTGCCGCACATGGGCTGGAACACGGTTGAGGTGCCGGAAGGCTCAAAGATGTTTAAGGGGCTGGAAGATCAGCGTTTTTACTTCGTCCACTCCTACGGTGTGCGCACGTGGGACCTTGATACGGATTCTCGCATCGCTCCGCCGCTGGTGACGTGGTCTGCCCACGAATCCGATCGGTTTATCGCAGCCGTAGAAAACGGTCCGCTGTGGGCTACACAGTTCCACCCTGAGAAGTCTGGCGAAGCAGGGTTGAAGCTGCTGCAGAATTGGGTGGACACGCTGTAG
- the priA gene encoding bifunctional 1-(5-phosphoribosyl)-5-((5-phosphoribosylamino)methylideneamino)imidazole-4-carboxamide isomerase/phosphoribosylanthranilate isomerase PriA translates to MSLTLLPAVDVADGQAVRLVQGAAGTETSYGAPLEAAMNWQNAGAEWIHLVDLDAAFGRGSNYDLLADVVGKLDVKVELSGGIRDNASLEAALATGCARVNIGTAALENPEWCREVIANYGDRVAIGLDVLNEEGQWRLRGRGWVSDGGDLWEVLERLDAQGASRFVVTDVSKDGTLQGPNVELLREVAAATDAPIVASGGVSSLDDIAAIATLVDEGVDSAIVGKALYAGRFTLEEALAVARG, encoded by the coding sequence ATGAGTTTGACCCTGCTGCCCGCTGTAGACGTAGCCGATGGCCAGGCTGTGCGCCTTGTTCAGGGTGCTGCTGGAACCGAGACTTCCTACGGTGCACCGCTGGAAGCTGCCATGAATTGGCAGAACGCAGGCGCTGAGTGGATCCACTTGGTCGACCTCGACGCCGCGTTCGGTCGCGGTTCGAACTACGACCTGCTTGCCGACGTTGTGGGCAAGCTCGACGTGAAGGTGGAGCTCTCCGGCGGTATCCGTGACAACGCTTCGCTCGAAGCTGCGCTGGCAACTGGCTGCGCCCGCGTCAATATTGGCACCGCCGCACTGGAGAACCCGGAGTGGTGCCGCGAGGTTATCGCCAACTACGGCGACCGTGTGGCCATTGGTCTGGACGTCCTCAACGAAGAGGGTCAGTGGCGCCTGCGCGGCCGCGGCTGGGTCTCCGACGGTGGTGACCTCTGGGAGGTGCTGGAGCGCCTGGATGCTCAGGGTGCATCCCGTTTCGTGGTGACTGACGTCTCCAAGGACGGCACCCTGCAGGGGCCGAATGTGGAACTGCTGCGCGAGGTCGCTGCTGCTACCGATGCTCCAATCGTCGCTTCCGGCGGTGTCAGCAGCCTGGACGACATTGCAGCTATTGCCACGCTGGTCGATGAGGGTGTTGACTCCGCAATTGTGGGTAAGGCGCTCTACGCAGGGCGTTTCACTCTGGAAGAGGCCCTGGCAGTAGCTCGCGGCTAA